Proteins co-encoded in one Nicotiana sylvestris chromosome 7, ASM39365v2, whole genome shotgun sequence genomic window:
- the LOC138873153 gene encoding uncharacterized protein — protein sequence MLVYSTKVVIPAEVEIPSLRIIHEAELSDAEWIRSRYEQLALIDGKGMNVVYHGQLYQNRMFRAFNKRVKPRQFAPRQLVLKKIFPYQDEYKGKFSPNWKGPYIVHRVLTGGVLILAEMDGEIWPKPINLDAVKRYYA from the coding sequence ATGCTGGTTTATAGTACCAaagttgtcatcccagccgaggtagaaattccttctttaagaatcatacatgaagctgaactcagcgatgcagaatggataaggagccgctatgaacaattggcccttatagatggaaaaggGATGAACGTAGTATATCACGGTCAGCTTTACCAAAACAGAATGtttagagctttcaacaaaagggttaaaccAAGACAATTTGCACCAAGACAGCTAgtactgaagaagatcttcccatatcaagatgaatacaaaggaaaattctctcccaattggaaAGGTCCCTACATAGTTCatagggtgctaacaggaggagtactcatacttgcagaaatggacggagaaatctggccaaaacctatcaatttagacgcagtcaagagatactatgcttag